The proteins below come from a single Blattabacterium cuenoti genomic window:
- a CDS encoding ribonuclease E/G encodes MHDNKYKELILNVEEKEIGIAILKRGILYEIHKELFNSRFSLGDIYLGTVYKILPALNAIILDIGHDKGGFLHYNDINLEFVKNYCLINKNDEDFVDEGNDEDFVDEGNDEDFVDEGNDEDFVDEGNDEDFVDEGNDEENYLLYRSFFIKNYKEKEIKKIFSIGQKVLVQISKESGSNKGPKLTTKICFIGKNIIFTPFSNKKYISKKIKNTNERKRFIYYMNNFNQTGFIIRTSAMFQTYISLNNELLFLIKKWKNILVNIKFKKYPYKIFGELNKIYSLLRNNDFKQIYCNSRKLCKEIYYYISIIFPSKKNIIKYYKGCIPIFEKYGVEQQIQLFLGKIIPIDNGGYLIIEHTEALHSIDINSGIIDNMEKHFSILDKIENIFKINLLAIIEIVRQIILRNIGGIIIVDFIDMPFCFQKKKLYKYLKKKMEIDKAKHKVFPPNELGLTIITRKKIRFELKIKRNKKIYYII; translated from the coding sequence ATGCATGATAATAAATATAAAGAATTAATTTTAAACGTAGAAGAAAAAGAGATAGGGATCGCTATTTTAAAAAGAGGAATTTTATATGAAATTCATAAAGAATTATTTAATTCTAGATTTTCTTTAGGAGATATTTATTTAGGAACTGTTTATAAAATTTTACCTGCATTAAATGCTATTATTTTGGATATAGGTCATGATAAAGGGGGGTTTTTACATTACAATGATATAAATTTAGAATTTGTAAAAAATTACTGTTTAATTAATAAAAATGATGAAGATTTTGTAGATGAAGGGAATGATGAAGATTTTGTAGATGAAGGGAATGATGAAGATTTTGTAGATGAAGGGAATGATGAAGATTTTGTAGATGAAGGGAATGATGAAGATTTTGTAGATGAAGGGAATGATGAAGAAAATTATTTACTTTATAGATCTTTTTTCATAAAAAATTATAAAGAGAAAGAAATAAAAAAAATATTTAGTATTGGACAAAAGGTTTTAGTACAAATATCAAAAGAATCCGGATCCAATAAGGGGCCAAAACTTACTACAAAAATTTGTTTTATAGGAAAAAATATAATTTTTACTCCTTTTTCTAATAAAAAATATATATCTAAAAAAATAAAAAATACAAATGAAAGAAAAAGATTCATTTATTATATGAATAATTTCAATCAAACTGGATTTATTATTAGAACATCTGCAATGTTTCAAACATATATTTCATTAAATAATGAATTATTATTTTTAATAAAAAAATGGAAAAATATATTAGTCAATATTAAATTTAAAAAATATCCTTATAAAATTTTCGGAGAACTTAATAAAATTTATTCTTTATTAAGAAATAATGATTTTAAACAAATTTATTGTAATAGTAGAAAACTTTGTAAGGAAATTTATTACTATATTTCTATTATTTTTCCTTCAAAAAAAAATATAATAAAATATTATAAAGGTTGTATTCCAATATTTGAAAAATATGGAGTTGAACAACAAATACAACTATTTTTAGGAAAAATAATACCTATTGATAATGGAGGATATTTAATAATAGAACATACTGAAGCATTACATTCTATTGATATAAATAGTGGAATAATTGATAATATGGAAAAACATTTTTCCATATTAGATAAAATAGAAAATATATTCAAAATAAATTTATTAGCAATAATAGAAATTGTAAGACAAATCATATTAAGAAATATTGGAGGAATAATTATAGTAGATTTTATAGATATGCCATTTTGTTTTCAAAAAAAAAAATTATATAAATATTTAAAAAAAAAAATGGAAATTGATAAAGCAAAACATAAAGTATTTCCTCCAAATGAATTAGGATTAACTATAATAACTCGCAAAAAAATTAGATTTGAATTAAAAATAAAAAGAAATAAAAAAATTTATTACATAATATAA
- a CDS encoding citrate synthase, whose product MCSIINLDIDGCIHKLPLVCGTFDKAIDISKLRENTRFITFDPGLKNTAFTKSSISFINGENGELLYRGYPIDELVKKCSFIETSYLILNGELPNKKQLKFFSKKITKYIVLNKEIYGILNRFPESYHPMGILSSFTNILFAFINDDTSSEKEEDLYFHLLAKIPMLAALIYRKKKGLPFFKDYPTLKYNNYTYNLLKMFFSVPDRPYSINSLIIDSLDKLLTLHIDHEQNCSTTTVRLLASVRSNLFSSITAGINALWGKLHGGANQAVIEMLEIILKDGGNVKKWINKAKNKKDPFRLMGFGHRIYKNFDPRSKIAKCLAEYLILKLNISDPILELAKELEKHALKDSYFFDKKIYPNIDFYSGIIYQAIGIPKDMFTVMFVLGRLPGWIAHWKEIKNNIDPIGRPRQIYIGSKKRYIS is encoded by the coding sequence ATGTGTAGTATTATTAATCTTGATATAGATGGATGTATTCATAAATTACCATTAGTTTGTGGAACTTTTGATAAAGCTATTGATATTTCTAAATTAAGAGAAAATACTAGATTCATTACATTTGATCCTGGACTAAAAAATACAGCGTTTACTAAAAGTTCTATTAGTTTTATAAATGGAGAAAATGGTGAACTTTTATATAGAGGATATCCTATTGATGAATTAGTTAAAAAATGTTCATTTATAGAAACAAGTTATCTGATTTTAAATGGTGAGTTACCTAATAAAAAACAATTAAAATTTTTTTCAAAAAAAATTACAAAATATATTGTTCTTAATAAAGAAATTTATGGAATATTAAATAGATTTCCAGAATCATATCACCCAATGGGAATTTTATCTTCTTTTACAAATATTTTATTTGCATTTATAAATGATGATACATCTTCAGAAAAAGAAGAAGATTTATATTTTCATTTATTAGCAAAAATTCCTATGTTAGCTGCTTTAATTTATAGAAAAAAAAAAGGATTACCTTTTTTTAAGGATTATCCTACTTTAAAATATAATAATTATACATATAATTTATTAAAAATGTTTTTTTCTGTTCCTGACAGACCTTATTCAATTAACTCTTTAATAATAGATTCTTTAGATAAATTATTAACTCTTCATATCGATCATGAACAAAATTGTTCTACCACTACTGTACGTTTATTAGCATCTGTTCGTTCCAATTTATTTTCTTCTATTACTGCTGGAATTAATGCTTTATGGGGAAAGTTACATGGAGGTGCTAATCAAGCAGTAATAGAAATGCTAGAAATTATTTTAAAAGATGGAGGAAATGTAAAAAAATGGATAAATAAAGCAAAAAATAAGAAAGATCCGTTTCGATTAATGGGATTTGGACATAGAATTTATAAAAATTTTGATCCTAGATCCAAAATAGCTAAATGTTTAGCAGAATATTTAATACTAAAATTAAATATTTCTGATCCAATTCTAGAATTGGCAAAAGAATTAGAAAAACATGCGCTTAAAGATTCATATTTTTTCGATAAAAAAATTTATCCTAATATTGATTTTTATTCTGGAATTATTTATCAAGCTATTGGAATTCCAAAAGATATGTTTACTGTTATGTTTGTTTTAGGGCGACTACCTGGATGGATAGCTCATTGGAAAGAAATAAAAAATAATATTGATCCAATAGGTCGACCTAGACAAATATATATAGGATCTAAAAAAAGATATATATCATAA
- a CDS encoding GYDIA family GHMP kinase: MMYHCKKKYFYSHGKLLLTGEYLILCGALGLALPTIRGQSLNIIEDNKKNTSSILHWRSYDNFNKLWFEGVFQLPFFKIFHETEKKTAIRLRNLLIKSKIIQKKFLSQSFNIYVNTYLQFSRDWGLGSSSTLINNIAKWAQINPYYLLGNDFPGSGYDIACVSTSKPIIYRIVKKNPCFIPIKFNPPFKDKLFFLHLNKKKNTINGIRFFYSKKNILNNKIIDSISSITLEILCCKTLKKFEELLLKHEMIISKILNLPTIKELYFPDYLGMVKSLGTWGGDFVLISFRKGMKKYFSKKGFNTLIAFDKMIF, translated from the coding sequence ATGATGTATCATTGTAAAAAAAAATATTTTTATAGTCATGGAAAATTACTATTAACAGGAGAGTACTTAATTTTATGTGGAGCTTTGGGGCTAGCTTTACCTACTATAAGGGGGCAATCATTGAATATTATTGAAGATAATAAAAAAAATACTTCTTCTATTTTGCATTGGAGAAGTTATGATAATTTTAATAAACTTTGGTTTGAAGGAGTATTTCAATTACCTTTTTTTAAAATTTTTCACGAAACAGAAAAAAAAACAGCTATTCGTTTAAGAAATTTATTAATAAAATCTAAAATTATTCAGAAAAAATTTTTATCCCAATCATTCAATATATATGTAAATACTTATTTACAATTTTCTAGAGATTGGGGATTAGGTAGTAGTTCAACTTTAATTAATAATATTGCAAAATGGGCACAAATTAATCCTTATTATTTATTAGGTAATGATTTTCCGGGAAGTGGATATGATATAGCTTGTGTTTCCACATCAAAACCTATAATATATAGAATTGTAAAAAAAAATCCTTGTTTTATTCCTATAAAATTTAATCCACCTTTTAAAGACAAACTTTTTTTTCTACATCTAAATAAAAAAAAAAATACTATTAATGGAATAAGATTTTTTTATTCGAAAAAAAATATTCTTAATAATAAAATTATAGATTCTATTTCTTCTATAACATTAGAAATTTTATGTTGTAAAACATTAAAAAAATTTGAAGAATTATTACTAAAGCATGAAATGATTATATCAAAAATATTAAATTTACCTACTATTAAAGAGTTGTATTTTCCCGATTATTTAGGAATGGTAAAAAGTTTAGGAACTTGGGGGGGGGATTTTGTACTAATAAGTTTTAGAAAAGGTATGAAAAAATATTTTTCTAAAAAAGGATTCAATACCCTTATTGCATTTGATAAAATGATTTTTTAA
- the fabD gene encoding ACP S-malonyltransferase, with product MKAYLFPGQGSQFVGMGEKLYKKSTLAKKMFHLADELLGFKITSIMFNGTDDILKQTINAQLSIYICSVIETKLYENFNPDMVAGLSIGEFSALTAINVFSFEDGLYLVNQRASLMQKICEKTKGNMIVIIGLKDKIIENICKNEIGIVVLSNYIAPNHSVISGELNSVKRVCSILKKIGAKKIIRIPVYGAFHSPIMKSAEEKLKNIIMKVNFNPPVCPIYQNFIGKSIIDSNEIKKNIIKQMGAPVKWKQSIKNMIIDGASKFIEIGPGKSLEKIAKIIFKDCNK from the coding sequence ATGAAAGCTTATTTATTTCCTGGTCAAGGAAGTCAATTTGTGGGGATGGGAGAAAAATTATATAAAAAAAGTACTTTAGCAAAAAAAATGTTTCATTTAGCTGATGAATTATTAGGATTTAAAATAACTTCCATTATGTTTAATGGAACTGATGATATTTTAAAACAAACTATAAATGCTCAATTATCAATATACATTTGTTCAGTTATAGAAACTAAATTATATGAAAATTTTAACCCCGATATGGTTGCTGGACTCTCTATAGGAGAGTTTTCTGCTTTAACAGCAATTAATGTTTTTTCTTTTGAAGATGGATTATATTTGGTTAATCAACGAGCATCTTTGATGCAGAAAATTTGTGAAAAAACTAAGGGAAATATGATCGTAATTATTGGGTTAAAAGATAAAATTATAGAAAATATTTGTAAAAATGAAATAGGAATCGTGGTTTTATCAAATTATATTGCTCCTAATCATTCCGTAATATCTGGAGAATTAAATTCTGTTAAAAGAGTATGTTCAATCTTAAAAAAGATAGGTGCTAAAAAAATAATTCGTATTCCTGTTTATGGAGCTTTTCACTCTCCAATTATGAAATCAGCTGAAGAAAAATTAAAGAATATTATAATGAAAGTTAATTTTAATCCACCTGTATGTCCTATTTATCAAAATTTTATTGGAAAATCCATTATTGATTCTAATGAAATAAAAAAAAATATTATAAAACAGATGGGAGCTCCGGTAAAATGGAAACAATCCATAAAAAATATGATTATTGATGGTGCTTCTAAATTCATAGAAATTGGTCCTGGAAAAAGTTTAGAAAAAATTGCTAAAATAATTTTTAAAGATTGTAATAAATAA
- a CDS encoding TatD family hydrolase: MNIIDTHAHLYMKEFHNDIDHVINKSIKQGINKFFIPCINHSTIYGIIKLVDKYYDLCEAMIGLHPNYVNSDNFKGELNKINKWLNNYHFICIGEIGIDLYINKNFLYEQIYVFETQIKWAIHKKIPIVIHCRKAFDYVFNILSKKENYYIKGIFHCFSGTLEQAKKIIKLGFKLGIGGIITFKNNYIEKFLKKIDIKNIVLETDSPYLSPHPFRGKRNEPSNILIILKKLSEIYSLPERVIATITSNNVKELFS, encoded by the coding sequence ATGAATATAATTGATACCCATGCTCATTTATATATGAAAGAATTTCATAATGATATTGATCATGTAATTAATAAATCGATTAAACAGGGAATTAATAAATTTTTTATTCCTTGCATAAATCATTCAACTATTTATGGTATTATAAAATTGGTAGATAAATATTATGATCTATGTGAAGCCATGATTGGATTGCATCCTAATTATGTCAATTCAGATAATTTTAAGGGGGAACTGAATAAAATAAATAAATGGTTAAATAATTATCATTTTATATGTATAGGAGAAATAGGTATAGATTTATATATCAATAAAAATTTTCTATATGAACAAATATATGTTTTTGAAACTCAAATAAAATGGGCAATACACAAAAAAATTCCTATAGTTATTCATTGTAGAAAAGCATTTGACTACGTTTTTAATATTTTATCAAAAAAGGAAAATTATTATATAAAAGGAATTTTCCATTGTTTTTCTGGTACTCTTGAACAAGCAAAAAAAATAATTAAATTAGGATTTAAATTAGGAATAGGAGGGATTATTACTTTTAAAAATAATTATATAGAAAAATTTTTAAAAAAAATTGATATAAAAAATATAGTATTAGAAACTGATTCACCATATTTATCACCCCATCCTTTTCGAGGAAAAAGAAATGAACCGTCTAATATATTAATAATTTTAAAAAAATTGTCAGAAATTTATTCTCTACCAGAAAGGGTAATTGCTACTATTACTAGTAATAACGTTAAAGAATTATTTTCATAA
- the fumC gene encoding class II fumarate hydratase, with translation MNKNKKIKYRVEKDILGVVKVPINKYWGAQTERSRKNFKIGPEGSMPIEIIYAFAILKKAAAMTNFNLKKLSKKKQKLISMVCDEIIDGKLDSQFPLVIWQTGSGTQTNMNVNEVISNRSHVLMGYELGSGNCLIHPNDDVNMSQSSNDTFSTAMHIAAFKILKDKTIPSIEFLKKLLKHKSILFKNIVKIGRTHLMDATPITLGQEFSGYASQIKHGLISIKNTLDYLSELSIGGTAVGTGLNAPKGYDIQVIDYIKKYTGIPFRVANNKFELIAAHDAIVESHASIKQIAVSLIKISNDIRLSASGPRSGIGEIYLPENEPGSSIMPGKINPTQCESINMVCTQIIGNDLIISMAGSSGNYELNVCKPLIITKFLESTKLLSDSINSFSSLCVKGIKPNYNRIKELLYNSLMLVTALNPHIGYEKSAEIARSAYINNTTIKEESIRLGYLTDNEFEKLVDPSKMV, from the coding sequence ATGAATAAAAATAAAAAAATTAAATATAGAGTAGAAAAAGATATACTAGGTGTAGTTAAAGTTCCAATAAATAAATATTGGGGTGCTCAAACAGAAAGATCAAGAAAAAATTTTAAAATTGGACCAGAAGGATCAATGCCAATTGAGATTATTTATGCTTTCGCTATACTAAAAAAAGCTGCAGCTATGACTAATTTTAATTTAAAAAAGTTATCTAAAAAGAAGCAAAAATTGATATCTATGGTATGTGATGAAATTATAGATGGTAAATTAGATAGTCAATTTCCATTAGTTATTTGGCAAACCGGATCTGGAACTCAAACAAATATGAACGTTAATGAAGTAATATCTAATAGATCTCATGTATTGATGGGGTATGAATTAGGATCAGGAAATTGTTTAATACATCCTAATGATGATGTTAATATGTCTCAATCATCTAATGATACATTTTCTACCGCTATGCACATTGCGGCATTTAAAATATTAAAAGATAAAACTATTCCATCAATAGAATTCTTAAAAAAATTATTAAAACATAAGTCTATTTTATTTAAAAATATTGTAAAAATAGGAAGAACTCATCTTATGGATGCTACTCCAATAACTTTAGGACAAGAATTTTCTGGTTATGCATCACAAATAAAACATGGTTTAATTTCTATTAAAAATACTTTAGATTACCTATCTGAATTATCTATAGGTGGGACTGCAGTAGGAACTGGATTAAATGCTCCTAAAGGATATGATATACAAGTAATTGATTATATTAAAAAATATACAGGAATTCCTTTTAGAGTTGCTAATAATAAATTTGAATTGATTGCTGCTCATGATGCTATAGTAGAATCACATGCATCTATTAAACAAATAGCAGTTTCTTTAATAAAAATATCCAATGATATTCGTTTATCAGCATCTGGTCCACGTTCTGGAATTGGTGAAATTTATTTACCAGAAAATGAACCAGGATCTTCTATTATGCCTGGAAAAATTAATCCTACTCAATGTGAGTCTATTAATATGGTTTGTACACAAATAATAGGAAATGATTTGATTATTTCAATGGCTGGATCTTCGGGAAATTATGAATTAAACGTTTGCAAACCATTAATTATAACTAAATTTTTAGAATCTACTAAATTACTTTCAGATAGTATTAATTCTTTTTCTTCACTTTGTGTTAAAGGTATCAAACCAAATTATAATAGAATTAAAGAATTATTATATAATTCTTTAATGTTAGTTACTGCATTAAACCCGCATATTGGATATGAAAAATCAGCAGAAATTGCAAGATCTGCTTATATCAATAATACTACTATAAAAGAAGAATCAATACGTTTAGGATATTTGACTGATAATGAATTTGAAAAGTTAGTAGATCCATCTAAAATGGTATAA
- the mnmG gene encoding tRNA uridine-5-carboxymethylaminomethyl(34) synthesis enzyme MnmG, which yields MFLNIYDVIVVGGGHAGSEAAAASANIGSNTLLITSNLQTIGVMSCNPAMGGIAKGQMIREIDALGGYSGIITDYSSIQFRMLNKSKGPAMWSPRSQCDRKLFSFLWKRTLQKIKKLDLYQDTVTSLIIKKNRVLGVKTFLGKEIKSKSVILTNGTFLNGKIHIGNKKINGGRIKEKEVKGITEQLNKYFGLKYGRMKTGTSPRIDGKSINFNKFTIQYGDKNPGNFSFFKKKKLNKQLKCFITYTPEIVYNLIKKNLVYSPIFNKHIEGIGPRYCPSIEEKIIRFPNQKRHPIFIEPEGLNTTEMYINGFSTSFSKVLQYDILKKISGFEKVNITQPGYAIEYDYFYPNQLKNTLESNIIENLFFAGQINGTTGYEEAAAQGLISGINACRKVFDKDPIIIKRNQGYIGVLIDDLVTKGTKEPYRMFTSRSEYRMLLRQDNADERLSHIGYRIGLVSNKNIKIVENKKLKVKNCIFFFEKNYLTPNEINPFLLKKKSSLIVSNKKIESILSRSEISIEDVKNIPFIMNEIDKNDYSDEILEQALIKIKYKGYIHREIDNAKKLLRLEKIKIPYNFSYKKINSLSLEAREKLSLHKPMSLAEAAKISGVSPSDLNVILIYIRK from the coding sequence ATGTTTTTAAATATATATGATGTAATTGTAGTTGGTGGTGGACATGCCGGTTCAGAAGCTGCTGCAGCATCCGCAAATATTGGGAGCAATACTTTATTAATTACAAGTAATTTACAAACAATAGGTGTAATGTCATGTAATCCTGCTATGGGAGGAATTGCTAAAGGACAAATGATTAGAGAAATAGATGCTTTAGGGGGATATTCAGGAATAATTACCGATTATAGTAGCATACAATTTAGAATGTTAAATAAATCTAAAGGACCTGCTATGTGGAGTCCTAGATCTCAATGTGATAGAAAATTATTTTCATTTTTATGGAAAAGAACTTTACAAAAAATAAAAAAATTAGATTTATATCAAGATACAGTTACGTCTTTGATTATCAAAAAAAATCGAGTTTTAGGGGTAAAAACTTTTTTGGGAAAAGAAATAAAATCCAAGTCAGTTATTCTTACTAATGGCACATTTTTAAATGGAAAAATACATATTGGTAATAAAAAAATTAATGGAGGAAGAATAAAAGAAAAAGAAGTTAAAGGTATAACAGAACAATTAAATAAATATTTTGGATTAAAATATGGTAGAATGAAAACTGGGACATCTCCTAGAATAGATGGAAAGTCTATAAACTTCAATAAGTTTACTATTCAATATGGAGATAAAAATCCAGGAAATTTTTCATTTTTTAAAAAAAAAAAATTAAATAAACAACTGAAATGTTTTATAACATATACACCGGAAATAGTTTATAATTTAATTAAGAAAAATTTAGTTTATTCTCCTATATTTAATAAACATATTGAAGGAATTGGTCCAAGATATTGCCCTTCTATAGAAGAGAAAATTATTAGATTTCCTAATCAAAAAAGACATCCAATTTTTATAGAACCAGAAGGATTAAATACTACAGAAATGTATATAAATGGTTTTTCTACTTCTTTTTCTAAAGTGTTACAATATGATATTTTAAAAAAAATTTCTGGATTTGAAAAAGTAAATATTACTCAACCCGGATATGCTATTGAATATGATTATTTTTATCCAAATCAGTTAAAAAATACTTTAGAAAGTAATATAATAGAAAATCTTTTTTTTGCAGGACAAATTAATGGAACTACTGGATATGAAGAAGCAGCAGCACAAGGATTAATTTCAGGAATTAATGCATGTAGAAAAGTTTTTGATAAAGATCCAATTATTATTAAAAGAAATCAAGGATATATTGGTGTTTTAATAGATGATTTGGTAACAAAAGGAACAAAAGAACCATATAGAATGTTTACTTCTAGATCAGAATATAGAATGTTATTAAGACAAGACAATGCAGATGAAAGATTAAGCCATATCGGATACAGAATAGGATTAGTTTCAAATAAAAATATTAAAATAGTAGAAAATAAAAAATTAAAAGTAAAAAATTGTATATTTTTTTTTGAAAAAAATTATTTAACTCCTAACGAAATAAATCCTTTTTTATTGAAAAAAAAATCCTCTTTAATTGTTTCTAATAAAAAAATAGAAAGTATTTTATCACGTTCTGAAATAAGTATAGAAGATGTAAAAAATATTCCATTTATAATGAATGAAATCGATAAAAATGATTATTCTGATGAAATTTTAGAACAAGCTTTGATTAAAATTAAATACAAGGGATATATTCATAGAGAAATAGATAATGCAAAAAAATTATTAAGATTAGAAAAAATTAAAATTCCATATAATTTTAGTTATAAAAAAATTAATTCTCTTTCATTGGAAGCAAGAGAAAAATTATCTTTACATAAACCAATGTCATTAGCAGAAGCAGCAAAAATTAGTGGTGTTTCACCATCTGATTTAAATGTAATATTAATTTATATCAGAAAATAA
- the ybeY gene encoding rRNA maturation RNase YbeY: protein MHYITKNEKKCIGNINYIFCDDNYLLLMNNKYLNKNYYTDVIAFDLSLKGYISGDIFISIDRVLENSYKYNQFFLFELERVMIHSILHFLGYNDKKIMDKIIMRKKENFYLNLF, encoded by the coding sequence ATTCATTATATAACAAAAAATGAAAAAAAATGTATTGGTAATATTAATTATATTTTTTGTGACGATAATTATTTGCTATTGATGAATAATAAATATTTAAATAAAAATTATTATACAGATGTTATTGCATTCGATTTATCTTTAAAAGGATATATATCGGGAGATATTTTTATAAGCATCGATCGAGTTTTAGAAAATTCTTATAAGTATAATCAGTTTTTTCTATTTGAATTAGAACGTGTAATGATACATTCTATATTACATTTTTTAGGATATAATGATAAAAAAATAATGGATAAAATAATTATGAGAAAAAAAGAAAATTTCTATTTAAATTTATTTTAA
- a CDS encoding 3'-5' exonuclease, producing the protein MNLKLNRPICFFDIEATGINIGKDRIIEISILKIFPNEKKEDKTWLVYPEMPIPPQSTAIHGIKDEDVIDKLPFKYVANSIFRMIENTDLAGYNSNRFDIPILAEEMLRAGISFDIKKHKTIDVQVIFHKMEPRTLSAAYKYYCKKELKNAHSSKSDVFATYEILLSQIDKYKNLKDDVKSLEKFSHQINIADLAGFIKIDENGNEIFNFGKYKGKKVYEIFKKDLNYYGWIQNSDFPLYTKKIFTIIKLKKLNKKI; encoded by the coding sequence ATGAATTTAAAACTAAACCGTCCAATATGTTTTTTTGATATAGAAGCAACTGGAATAAATATAGGAAAAGATAGAATTATAGAAATATCTATTTTAAAAATATTTCCTAACGAAAAAAAAGAAGATAAAACATGGTTAGTTTATCCTGAAATGCCAATTCCACCGCAATCTACAGCTATTCATGGAATAAAAGATGAAGATGTTATAGATAAATTACCATTCAAATATGTGGCAAATTCTATTTTTAGAATGATTGAAAATACAGATTTAGCAGGATATAATTCTAATAGATTTGATATTCCAATTTTAGCAGAAGAAATGCTAAGAGCAGGAATATCATTTGATATAAAAAAACATAAAACTATAGATGTTCAAGTAATTTTTCATAAAATGGAACCTAGAACTTTATCTGCTGCTTATAAATATTATTGTAAAAAAGAACTTAAAAACGCTCATAGTTCTAAATCTGATGTTTTCGCAACTTATGAAATATTATTATCACAGATAGATAAATATAAAAATTTAAAAGATGACGTTAAAAGTCTAGAAAAATTTTCTCATCAAATAAATATAGCTGATTTAGCGGGATTCATTAAAATAGATGAAAATGGAAATGAAATTTTTAATTTTGGTAAATATAAAGGAAAAAAAGTTTACGAAATTTTTAAAAAGGATCTTAATTATTATGGATGGATTCAAAATTCTGATTTTCCTTTATATACCAAAAAAATATTTACAATAATAAAACTTAAAAAGTTGAATAAAAAAATATAA